Proteins co-encoded in one Zootoca vivipara chromosome 3, rZooViv1.1, whole genome shotgun sequence genomic window:
- the LOC132591931 gene encoding uncharacterized protein LOC132591931, which produces MMLLRNNDAGVAHLQAPPAPFFKPPINTEAPGHTLHPIFWETSPTSDHLPLRLAEREPSKAFTMRVLLICCAVFLLAIVGTEGVKRHCNQHCYGYCSSKCRYYETSQLNCACSHRGHYCCIPRPQPQPRPNYHPPPPPPPPPPPPPPPPPPPPPPPPPPPPPKYHHPAPPPPHKYPYRHYKA; this is translated from the exons ATGATGCTCCTCCGAAACAATGATGCAGGCGTCGCCCACCTCCAAGCTCCTCCTGCTCCATTCTTCAAACCCCCCATAAATACCGAGGCTCCTGGACACACTCTTCATCCGATCTTCTGGGAGACTTCTCCTACATCGGATCATCTGCCGCTGAGACTTGCTGAGAGAGAACCAAGCAAAGCTTTCACCATGAGGGTCCTTCTCATCTGCTGTGCTGTGTTCCTGCTGGCTATAGTCGGCACCGAAG GTGTCAAAAGGCATTGCAACCAACACTGTTATGGCTACTGCAGCTCCAAATGCAGGTACTATGAGACTTCACAGCTGAACTGCGCCTGCAGCCACCGCGGGCACTACTGCTGCATCCCACGACCACAGCCGCAACCGCGCCCAAACTACcatcctccaccacctcctcctcctcctcctccaccaccacctcctcctcctcctccccctcctccccctcctccaccaccaccacctccaaaaTATCACCATCCTGCTCCACCACCTCCACACAAATACCCATACAGACACTACAAAGCGTGA
- the LOC132591848 gene encoding uncharacterized protein LOC132591848 produces the protein MKAIFLALVGLLFVVASEGTKRHCNQRCYGECRKSCPYGWIPTSNCACAHTSNICCLPPPPPPPPPPPPPPPPPPPPPPPPPPPPRPKYHPPPPKYHPPPPPPPPPPPPPPPPPPPPPPPPHRKWYQPPPPPPPPPPPPPPPPPPRPPPHRKWYPPPPPPPPPPPPPPPPPPPPPPPPPSKYHW, from the exons ATGAAGGCCATCTTCCTTGCCCTTGTGGGGCTCCTCTTCGTCGTAGCCTCTGAAG GCACCAAGCGGCACTGCAACCAACGCTGTTACGGAGAATGCCGCAAGAGCTGCCCGTACGGCTGGATTCCTACATCAaactgcgcatgcgcacacacgtCGAACATCTGctgtcttccaccaccaccaccgccaccaccaccgccgccgcctccaccaCCGCCGCCTCCACCACctccgcctccgccgcctccACCGCCACGTCCTAAATATCATCCACCACCTCCCAAATATCacccaccaccgccaccacccccaccacctcctcctcctcctcctccaccaccaccgccaccaccacctccccctcatcGCAAATGGTACCAgccgccaccccctcctcctcccccacctcccccacctccacctcccccaCCTCCTCGCCCACCTCCTCATCGTAAATGGtatcctcctccacctcctcctcctccacctcctcctccacctccacccccacccccacctcctcccccaCCTCCGCCCTCTAAATATCACTGGTGA